A part of Leifsonia xyli subsp. xyli str. CTCB07 genomic DNA contains:
- a CDS encoding TetR/AcrR family transcriptional regulator: MSRAARKPPAERRADLSAAAGVLAVEDGLAAVTLRAVAARAGVAPALVAHYWPSMEALVTATFSEVVSAEVAEVRAILARHPEPAARLSALVATLLDGTRDAVTAVWVEAWMLGRRNDALAAAVRGQMDAWQDLIEEVIAAGVARGVFRTGDPGAVAWHLLGTIDGLNAQAFLRWGATTDRTALLARALEGMLGLPPGALATPGS, from the coding sequence ATGTCAAGAGCAGCCCGCAAGCCTCCGGCCGAGCGCCGCGCCGACCTGTCCGCCGCTGCCGGTGTACTCGCCGTCGAGGACGGGCTCGCCGCGGTCACCCTGCGGGCCGTGGCAGCGCGGGCCGGCGTCGCCCCGGCCCTGGTGGCGCACTACTGGCCATCGATGGAGGCGCTGGTCACCGCGACCTTCTCCGAGGTGGTGTCGGCCGAGGTCGCGGAGGTCCGTGCGATCCTGGCCCGGCATCCCGAACCCGCGGCACGGCTGTCGGCGCTCGTCGCGACCCTGCTCGACGGCACGCGCGACGCCGTGACCGCGGTGTGGGTGGAGGCGTGGATGCTGGGACGCCGCAACGACGCGCTCGCCGCCGCCGTGCGCGGGCAGATGGACGCGTGGCAGGACCTGATCGAAGAGGTCATCGCGGCGGGCGTGGCGCGCGGGGTCTTCCGCACCGGCGACCCGGGCGCCGTCGCGTGGCACCTGCTCGGCACGATCGACGGGCTCAACGCCCAGGCCTTCCTGCGCTGGGGCGCGACCACCGACCGGACCGCCCTGCTCGCCCGGGCGCTGGAAGGGATGCTGGGCCTCCCGCCCGGCGCGCTCGCCACCCCGGGGTCCTGA
- a CDS encoding choice-of-anchor G family protein, whose translation MLTGAGLWALPAQDAPGDRSAATGRYLSGSLIGLDTSLAASLDGQSAESNGTADQTNASGLKVGALGTVNLTTPGGLRLPLSLDDVGVVEQYASALRNASSMGASGLTSATGAIGAGITPAPGLAPGPLHLGLAQAVSSLGLPAATLNELAQLDLRIGVTADRAAQAAPGSPAGSSSIADTQLRFQSPTLAALAGAIRTQVGAVQTAVDNLSGPSGTLAAALKTLLLSGTLTTTASVSASTLLSAVSPLLSGTIADPAYPGVSIDLGTGTVTVDLDSLTTLEGLAPNTELLTGKVIDELGDRISGVAGSLFTHVENTLTTAIGGLSVTASVSRLDVQVVTVNSTIGALRSGSTSGIALAGAGLALSPDTVLSTLNGPLNSIGSLVTAIGPTVIAPVTDTLIPALEPVLSQVVSLTANSQSTAGGVFTETALRATVLPRGPALVLNVANASVGPNALAGPPTATGIAPAQGPAAGGTDVTLTGTGFTGATSVTFGGAPAAKMTVMDDTTIIATTPAHLPATVSIAVEHPNGDSSPDGFTFDAVPGAPVISDLAPGHGPAIGGTAVTLSGSEFTGTTAVTVDDVSVPFTVIDDSAIAITAPPHAAGNVPIVVTTPIGPTPSVVFTYDMGTTVDGMTPSSGPETGGTAVTITGGCFTDATGVLFGTTPATSFRVMTDATIAAVSPAGNGTAEIAVVGAAACGTGTLTGAFRYLDPDAPIIIPAGDATSTGVAAGHGAGRLAGTGSTTDGFALPAGIGLLMLACGGLIILRRTRRA comes from the coding sequence TTGCTGACGGGCGCAGGTCTGTGGGCTCTGCCCGCGCAGGACGCGCCGGGGGATCGCTCGGCGGCCACCGGACGCTACCTGAGTGGCTCGCTCATCGGCCTCGACACCAGCCTTGCCGCCTCCCTCGATGGCCAAAGCGCCGAAAGCAACGGAACGGCCGACCAGACGAACGCGAGCGGCCTCAAGGTCGGCGCGCTGGGCACAGTGAACCTCACGACACCGGGCGGCCTGCGGCTCCCACTCTCCCTCGACGACGTCGGGGTGGTCGAACAATACGCCTCAGCCCTGCGGAACGCCTCATCGATGGGCGCGTCGGGACTCACCTCCGCCACCGGCGCCATCGGCGCCGGCATCACCCCGGCCCCAGGCCTCGCGCCCGGTCCCCTGCACCTCGGCCTCGCGCAGGCGGTCTCCTCGCTGGGGCTGCCGGCCGCGACGCTGAACGAACTCGCCCAGCTCGACCTCCGTATCGGCGTCACCGCCGATCGCGCCGCGCAGGCCGCCCCGGGCTCACCGGCCGGCTCCTCTTCGATCGCGGACACCCAGCTCCGCTTCCAGAGCCCGACCCTCGCGGCGCTGGCCGGTGCGATCAGGACGCAGGTCGGCGCCGTCCAGACGGCCGTCGACAACCTCTCGGGCCCGAGCGGCACGCTGGCAGCCGCGCTGAAGACGCTCCTACTCTCCGGCACCCTCACCACGACGGCGAGCGTGAGCGCTTCCACCCTGCTGTCCGCCGTTTCGCCGCTGCTCAGCGGCACGATCGCCGACCCCGCCTACCCCGGTGTGAGCATCGATCTCGGAACGGGCACGGTCACGGTCGATCTGGACTCGCTCACCACGCTGGAGGGCCTCGCGCCCAACACCGAGCTGCTGACCGGAAAGGTGATCGACGAACTCGGCGACCGCATCTCGGGCGTGGCCGGTTCCCTGTTCACCCACGTGGAGAATACCCTCACCACGGCCATCGGCGGGCTCAGCGTCACCGCGAGCGTCAGCAGGCTCGACGTCCAGGTCGTCACCGTGAACTCCACGATCGGAGCCCTCCGCTCCGGGAGCACGTCGGGCATCGCCCTCGCCGGCGCCGGCCTCGCCCTGTCGCCGGACACCGTGCTCAGTACACTGAACGGGCCACTGAACAGCATCGGCTCCCTCGTCACAGCCATCGGCCCCACGGTCATCGCACCCGTCACCGACACACTGATACCCGCGCTCGAGCCGGTGCTGAGCCAGGTTGTCTCGCTCACCGCCAACAGCCAGTCCACCGCCGGCGGTGTGTTCACCGAGACGGCACTGCGCGCCACCGTCCTCCCCAGGGGACCCGCTCTCGTCCTGAACGTCGCGAACGCCAGCGTCGGGCCGAATGCGCTCGCCGGACCTCCCACCGCGACCGGGATCGCACCCGCCCAAGGGCCGGCGGCCGGCGGCACCGATGTCACCCTCACCGGCACCGGCTTCACCGGAGCCACCAGCGTCACCTTCGGCGGCGCACCGGCCGCAAAGATGACCGTCATGGACGACACCACCATCATCGCCACCACCCCGGCGCACCTTCCGGCCACGGTGAGCATCGCTGTGGAGCACCCGAACGGCGACTCCAGCCCCGACGGCTTCACCTTCGACGCGGTGCCCGGCGCACCGGTGATCTCCGACCTAGCGCCGGGTCACGGTCCCGCCATCGGCGGCACGGCTGTGACCCTCTCCGGGAGCGAGTTCACCGGGACGACGGCCGTCACCGTGGACGACGTCTCCGTTCCGTTCACCGTGATCGACGACAGCGCCATCGCCATCACCGCTCCGCCGCACGCGGCCGGCAACGTGCCGATCGTCGTGACGACCCCGATCGGGCCCACGCCGTCCGTGGTCTTCACCTACGATATGGGGACCACCGTCGACGGCATGACACCCAGCAGCGGCCCGGAGACCGGCGGGACGGCCGTCACCATCACCGGCGGCTGCTTCACCGACGCGACCGGCGTGCTGTTCGGGACGACGCCCGCCACCTCGTTCCGGGTGATGACCGACGCGACCATCGCCGCTGTGAGCCCCGCCGGAAACGGGACGGCGGAAATCGCCGTCGTGGGGGCCGCTGCCTGCGGCACCGGCACGCTGACCGGCGCGTTCCGCTACCTCGACCCGGACGCGCCCATCATCATCCCGGCGGGCGACGCCACCTCGACGGGTGTCGCCGCGGGCCACGGTGCCGGCCGCCTGGCCGGAACCGGTTCGACCACCGACGGCTTCGCCCTGCCGGCCGGCATCGGCCTGCTGATGCTCGCCTGCGGCGGACTCATCATCCTGCGCCGGACACGACGCGCATAA
- a CDS encoding agmatine deiminase family protein, translating to MSWRMPAETAPHERTWIAFPRAGITLGENAASAEEAYAAWTAAAHAVAEFEPVAMVVDPSESERAARMLGSHIDQVEAPLDEFWMRDVGPTFVVDDERPGVLGAVDWTFNGWGGPAWSQWRASAEIARFVAERIGAELISSALVNEGGGIHVDGEGTVLLTETVQLDPRRNPYAGKARVEAELARTIGATHAVWLPRGLTRDYGEFGTNGHVDIVTAIPSPGRLLLHTQRNPGHPDFAVSRELRAFLAGTTDAAGRPWEIVELPAPETLRDEEGFVDWSYVNHLMVGDGIVACGFGEGRANAEAAAILEAAYPGRRVTMVDSRPIFARGGGIHCITQQQPAVAA from the coding sequence ATGAGCTGGCGCATGCCCGCCGAGACCGCACCGCACGAGCGCACCTGGATAGCTTTTCCGCGCGCCGGGATCACGCTCGGCGAGAACGCCGCTTCCGCCGAGGAGGCGTACGCCGCCTGGACGGCCGCCGCCCACGCGGTGGCCGAGTTCGAGCCGGTCGCGATGGTGGTCGACCCCTCCGAGAGCGAGCGCGCGGCCCGAATGCTCGGCTCGCACATCGACCAGGTCGAGGCGCCGCTGGACGAGTTCTGGATGCGCGATGTCGGCCCCACCTTCGTCGTGGACGACGAACGCCCTGGCGTGCTCGGCGCGGTCGATTGGACCTTCAACGGCTGGGGCGGCCCCGCCTGGTCGCAGTGGCGGGCGTCCGCGGAGATCGCCCGGTTCGTCGCGGAGCGGATCGGGGCCGAGCTCATCAGCTCCGCGCTGGTGAACGAGGGCGGCGGCATCCACGTCGACGGCGAGGGCACAGTGCTGCTGACCGAGACGGTGCAGCTCGACCCGCGCCGCAACCCGTACGCCGGCAAGGCCCGCGTGGAGGCCGAACTCGCCCGGACCATCGGCGCGACGCACGCGGTCTGGCTGCCGCGCGGCCTGACCCGCGACTACGGCGAGTTCGGCACGAACGGGCATGTGGACATCGTGACGGCCATCCCCTCGCCTGGTCGCCTGCTGCTGCACACACAGCGGAACCCCGGGCACCCCGATTTCGCGGTTTCGCGCGAGCTGCGCGCTTTCCTCGCGGGCACGACCGACGCGGCCGGCCGGCCCTGGGAGATCGTGGAGCTGCCGGCCCCCGAGACCCTCCGCGACGAGGAGGGCTTCGTAGACTGGAGCTATGTCAACCACCTCATGGTCGGCGACGGCATCGTGGCCTGCGGTTTCGGCGAGGGGCGCGCCAACGCGGAGGCGGCCGCGATCCTCGAGGCCGCGTATCCGGGCCGGCGGGTGACGATGGTCGACTCGCGGCCGATCTTCGCGCGGGGCGGCGGCATCCACTGCATCACCCAGCAGCAGCCAGCGGTGGCGGCCTGA
- a CDS encoding SipW-dependent-type signal peptide-containing protein — translation MTDTDEDRVSGRRRKLQAVLATGLMLGAGATVTLAAWSDSEYATGTFSAGTFNLVGSTDGTTFTDHATSGAAAALLFTVNTATLSPTDVTASPFAVQLAANTTNNATVTISSSTTTGSIANLTYQLLQTTSFGCTATTTGTTLVTAGTAVGSVPSSTTFSLAKGTSGAAGSPVYLCFKVTAGSGLVQGQTGTATWQFQAAGVLLGSGAGTTLASWTDAEFGGASFTGSVFATESSANGGAYADNTTAPGASLTMSGAFAPGVSVYVPVLIRTKAASVAGTATLNGATLGGTDVSTLGAALVYRVVRTTGTCAASAFAGSPAFVGASGVARPLTAGQEAGVSNPLIAATASTPGTATGLCFEITLPTAAANSLQGKTATATWLITAVSS, via the coding sequence ATGACCGACACTGACGAGGACCGTGTCTCCGGACGCCGCCGCAAGCTGCAGGCCGTGCTGGCCACCGGGCTCATGCTCGGCGCCGGGGCCACCGTCACTCTCGCCGCCTGGAGCGACTCGGAGTACGCGACCGGGACGTTCAGCGCCGGAACGTTCAACCTGGTGGGCAGCACCGACGGCACCACCTTCACCGACCACGCCACCTCCGGTGCGGCGGCGGCCCTCCTGTTCACAGTGAACACGGCCACGCTGTCGCCGACCGATGTGACGGCCTCCCCGTTCGCCGTGCAGCTCGCGGCGAACACCACCAACAACGCCACCGTCACCATCAGCAGCTCCACCACGACCGGGTCCATCGCCAATCTGACCTACCAGTTGCTGCAAACGACCTCCTTCGGCTGCACGGCGACGACGACCGGAACCACCCTGGTCACGGCCGGAACGGCTGTCGGCTCCGTGCCCAGCTCCACCACGTTCTCCCTCGCCAAGGGGACAAGCGGTGCGGCGGGCTCCCCGGTGTACCTGTGCTTCAAGGTGACAGCGGGCAGCGGACTCGTCCAGGGGCAGACCGGCACCGCGACCTGGCAGTTCCAGGCAGCGGGCGTCCTCCTCGGCTCGGGCGCGGGGACGACGCTCGCCAGCTGGACAGACGCCGAGTTCGGCGGCGCATCCTTCACCGGCTCGGTCTTCGCCACAGAGTCGAGCGCCAACGGCGGCGCCTACGCCGACAACACCACCGCCCCGGGAGCGAGCCTGACCATGTCGGGCGCGTTCGCTCCCGGGGTCTCGGTGTACGTCCCGGTCCTCATCCGCACCAAGGCCGCATCGGTGGCCGGAACGGCGACGCTGAACGGCGCGACGCTCGGCGGAACGGACGTTTCCACGCTCGGGGCCGCGCTCGTCTACCGCGTCGTGCGCACGACGGGGACCTGCGCCGCGTCGGCGTTCGCCGGGAGCCCGGCCTTCGTCGGCGCGTCCGGCGTCGCTCGCCCACTCACCGCTGGACAGGAGGCCGGCGTGAGCAACCCACTGATCGCCGCCACGGCGAGCACACCGGGAACGGCGACCGGCCTCTGCTTCGAGATCACCCTGCCGACCGCCGCGGCGAACAGCCTCCAGGGCAAGACCGCGACCGCGACCTGGCTGATCACGGCGGTGTCGAGCTGA